A stretch of the Rosa rugosa chromosome 5, drRosRugo1.1, whole genome shotgun sequence genome encodes the following:
- the LOC133710082 gene encoding heavy metal-associated isoprenylated plant protein 20-like isoform X2, with translation MGVLDYLSDYFTISSKPKKKRKAMQTVEIKVKMDCDGCERRVKSAVSNMKGAKQVEVNRKQSRVTVTGYVEPNKVLKKVKSTGKKAEIWPYVPYNLVAYPYVAGAYDKKAPSGYVRNVPQAVAFAPDDQYSSLFSDDNPHACAIM, from the exons ATGGGTGTgctagactatctatcagactaTTTCACAATAAGCTCCAAACCGAAAAAGAAACGCAAGGCAATGCAG ACAGTTGAAATCAAGGTGAAAATGGATTGTGATGGGTGTGAAAGGAGAGTTAAAAGTGCTGTTTCTAACATGAAAG GTGCTAAACAAGTGGAGGTGAACAGAAAGCAAAGCCGGGTGACGGTGACAGGTTATGTGGAACCAAACAAGGTgttgaagaaggtgaagagcACCGGAAAGAAAGCCGAGATTTGGCCCTACGTTCCATATAACCTCGTTGCATACCCTTATGTTGCCGGAGCTTATGACAAGAAGGCACCGTCCGGCTACGTCAGAAACGTCCCTCAGGCAGTTGCTTTCGCACCGGACGACCAGTACAGCTCTCTATTTAGCGATGACAACCCTCATGCTTGTGCCATCATGTAA
- the LOC133710082 gene encoding heavy metal-associated isoprenylated plant protein 20-like isoform X1 translates to MGVLDYLSDYFTISSKPKKKRKAMQTVEIKVKMDCDGCERRVKSAVSNMKVLIISSGAKQVEVNRKQSRVTVTGYVEPNKVLKKVKSTGKKAEIWPYVPYNLVAYPYVAGAYDKKAPSGYVRNVPQAVAFAPDDQYSSLFSDDNPHACAIM, encoded by the exons ATGGGTGTgctagactatctatcagactaTTTCACAATAAGCTCCAAACCGAAAAAGAAACGCAAGGCAATGCAG ACAGTTGAAATCAAGGTGAAAATGGATTGTGATGGGTGTGAAAGGAGAGTTAAAAGTGCTGTTTCTAACATGAAAG TATTAATTATATCTTCAGGTGCTAAACAAGTGGAGGTGAACAGAAAGCAAAGCCGGGTGACGGTGACAGGTTATGTGGAACCAAACAAGGTgttgaagaaggtgaagagcACCGGAAAGAAAGCCGAGATTTGGCCCTACGTTCCATATAACCTCGTTGCATACCCTTATGTTGCCGGAGCTTATGACAAGAAGGCACCGTCCGGCTACGTCAGAAACGTCCCTCAGGCAGTTGCTTTCGCACCGGACGACCAGTACAGCTCTCTATTTAGCGATGACAACCCTCATGCTTGTGCCATCATGTAA
- the LOC133709806 gene encoding heavy metal-associated isoprenylated plant protein 20-like — MGALDTLSDYFTMSSKPRKKRKPMQTVEIKVKMDCDGCERRVKSAVSNMKGAKQVEVNRKQSRVTVTGYVEPNKVLKKVKSTGKKAEIWPYVPYNLVAYPYVAGAYDKKAPSGYVRNVAQAVSSPPDDKYTSMFSDENPHACVIM; from the exons ATGGGTGCTCTAGACACTCTATCAGACTATTTCACAATGAGCTCCAAACCCAGAAAGAAACGAAAGCCAATGCAG ACAGTTGAAATCAAGGTGAAAATGGACTGTGATGGCTGTGAAAGGAGAGTTAAGAGTGCAGTCTCTAACATGAAAG GTGCAAAGCAAGTCGAAGTGAACAGAAAGCAAAGCCGGGTGACGGTGACAGGTTATGTGGAGCCAAACAAGGTGTTAAAGAAGGTGAAGAGCACCGGAAAGAAAGCAGAGATTTGGCCCTACGTTCCATACAACCTCGTTGCTTATCCTTACGTTGCCGGAGCTTATGACAAGAAGGCACCGTCTGGTTACGTCAGAAACGTAGCTCAGGCGGTTTCTAGTCCGCCGGACGACAAGTACACCTCCATGTTCAGCGATGAGAATCCTCATGCTTGCGTCATCATGTAA
- the LOC133710472 gene encoding ABC transporter G family member 31-like — MAASQTIDVRNLNRHNRELVLKKALATDDQDNQHLLAGIKERLDRVGLEVPAVEVRFQNLNIVADVQTGSRALPTLINYIRDGIEGILTSFRIAKPKRRSLTILNNISGLIKPGRMTLLLGPPSSGKSTLLMTLAGKLDCNLKNSGTITYNGHKLDEFCVQRTSAYISQTDNHIAELTVRETLDFAARVQGTSEGFAACLKDLVKLEQERHITPDPNIDAFMKASSVGKISTDYVLKVLGLDVCSDTIVGNNMIRGVSGGQRKRVTTGEMTVGPRKALFMDEISTGLDSSTTYQIVKCIGNFVHQMEATVLMALLQPAPETFELFDDLVLLSEGHVVYQGPRAEVLEFFKSLGFKLPPRKGIADFLQEVTSKKDQAQYWADCSKPYTYLSVSEIAEAFKESRFGRSVDDTLSAPYHKSSSLPSALPKTKYATSKWELCKACFSRELLLISRHRFLYTFRTCQVAFVGFVTCTTFPRWQLHPTDEINGNLYLSCLFFGLVHMMFNGLSELPLMISQLPVFYKQRDNYFHPAWAWSGVNLLLRIPYSIIEAVVWSCVVYYTVGFAPGAGKFFRFMFLLFSVHQMALGLFRTVASLARDMVIANTFGSAALLVIFLLGGFVIPKDSIKPWWQWAFWVSPLSYGQRALSVNEFTAVRWIKIAPLTNRTIGQNVLQEHNLPNGDYWYWIGVGALLAYALLFNCTVTLALMYLNPLRKYQTVLPLDDTEGSPAADGGKNKTVSSPKSAGGNSPVKGMILPFQPLTMTFHNVTYSVHKPKEMKSQGIPESKLQLLSKVSGVFSPGILTALVGSSGAGKTTLMDVLAGRKTGGYIEGDIKISGYPREQRTFARVAGYVEQNDIHSPQVTVEESLWFSSALRLPKEVSTETRLVFVEEVMELVELDTLRHALVGVPGSSGLSTEQRKRLTIAVELVANPSIIFMDEPTSGLDARAAAIVMRTVRNTVDTGRTVVCTIHQPSIDIFEAFDELLLMKRGGQVIYGGKLGQHSQSMINYFQEINGITPIPSGYNPATWMLEVTTPACEQRLGEDFTTIYRNSEQYREVEESIKQLSTPPTDSKPLKFASTYSQNTLAQFRNCLWKQNLVYWRSPQYNAMRLIFTTLAALILGSAFWDVGTERDSLQSLMMVMGALYSAGLFLGVNNASSVQPIVSTERTVFYREKAAGMYSPLAYAAAQGLIEIPYIAVQTIVYGVITYFMINFERTITKFLLYILIMFLTFVYFTLFGMAAVAVTASQPLAAAISAAFYSLWNLFSGFLVPKPNIPVWWLWFYYISPVAWTLRGIITSQLGDVETILVGPAFKGTLKEYLEVSLGYGPGMIGVSVAVLLGFNVLLFSIFAFSIKFLNFQRR, encoded by the exons ATGGCGGCGTCGCAGACCATCGACGTCCGGAATCTCAATCGCCACAACCGCGAGCTCGTCCTCAAGAAGGCCCTCGCCACTGACGATCAGGACAACCAGCACCTCCTCGCCGGAATAAAAGAACGCCTCGACAG AGTGGGATTGGAGGTTCCGGCAGTAGAAGTACGCTTCCAGAATCTGAATATCGTGGCAGACGTTCAAACAGGATCAAGAGCTTTGCCTACTCTCATCAACTATATTCGTGATGGTATAGAG GGTATTTTAACTAGTTTCAGGATTGCTAAACCCAAGAGACGGTCTTTAACGATTTTGAACAACATCAGCGGCCTTATCAAACCCGGAAG GATGACTTTGCTTTTAGGACCCCCAAGTTCTGGCAAATCCACTTTGCTCATGACTCTTGCAGGAAAACTAGACTGCAACTTAAAG AATAGTGGTACCATCACATATAATGGCCATAAGCTTGATGAGTTCTGCGTTCAAAGAACATCTGCTTACATAAGCCAAACAGATAATCACATTGCAGAACTCACCGTAAGAGAAACCTTGGACTTTGCAGCTAGAGTTCAAGGTACAAGCGAAGGTTTTGCAGCGTGCTTGAAAGACCTTGTAAAACTGGAGCAGGAAAGACACATAACTCCAGATCCAAATATTGATGCCTTCATGAAGGCATCATCTGTTGGTAAAATTTCAACAGATTATGTTCTTAAAGTGCTCGGTCTTGATGTCTGTTCAGATACAATTGTCGGAAACAACATGATAAGAGGGGTTTCTGGGGGACAGAGGAAAAGGGTTACTACAGGTGAAATGACAGTTGGACCAAGAAAAGCCCTGTTTATGGATGAAATATCTACTGGACTGGATAGTTCTACTACATACCAAATTGTAAAATGTATTGGGAATTTTGTTCATCAGATGGAAGCTACAGTACTAATGGCTCTGCTTCAACCTGCACCTGAGACATTTGAATTGTTTGATGATCTAGTGCTCCTATCTGAAGGTCACGTGGTTTATCAAGGCCCTCGAGCAGAAGTGTTGGAGTTCTTCAAGTCATTAGGATTCAAACTACCCCCACGAAAGGGTATTGCGGATTTTCTTCAAGAG GTAACATCTAAAAAGGATCAAGCTCAGTACTGGGCTGATTGTTCGAAACCCTACACATACCTTTCTGTTTCAGAAATTGCAGAAGCCTTTAAGGAGTCCAGGTTTGGAAGATCTGTGGATGACACTCTCTCTGCTCCATATCATAAATCTAGCAGTCTTCCTTCGGCTTTGCCAAAAACTAAATATGCAACCTCAAAATGGGAGCTTTGTAAAGCATGCTTTTCGCGAGAACTACTGTTGATCAGCAGGCATAGGTTTCTTTACACATTTAGGACCTGCCAG GTTGCATTTGTTGGATTTGTGACATGCACAACGTTTCCTAGATGGCAATTACACCCCACAGATGAAATAAATGGCAACCTTTATCTTTCTTGCTTGTTCTTTGGGTTAGTGCACATGATGTTCAATGGGCTTTCCGAGCTACCTCTTATGATATCTCAGCTCCCAGTCTTTTACAAGCAAAGGGATAATTACTTTCATCCTGCGTGGGCATGGTCTGGTGTAAATTTGCTTCTGCGCATACCTTACTCTATTATTGAAGCTGTTGTATGGTCTTGTGTCGTATACTACACAGTTGGTTTTGCCCCTGGTGCTGGGAAATTTTTCCGTTTCATGTTTTTGCTATTTTCTGTGCACCAAATGGCTTTGGGTCTCTTCCGGACAGTGGCATCTCTTGCAAGAGATATGGTCATTGCCAATACATTTGGATCAGCTGCATTACTTGTTATATTTTTGTTGGGTGGATTCGTTATTCCCAAAG ATAGCATTAAGCCATGGTGGCAATGGGCCTTTTGGGTATCACCACTATCATATGGACAACGCGCTCTTTCTGTCAACGAATTTACTGCTGTAAGGTGGATCAAG ATAGCTCCTTTAACAAACAGAACAATTGGGCAAAATGTCCTCCAAGAACACAACTTACCAAATGGTGATTATTGGTATTGGATTGGAGTTGGTGCTCTGTTAGCTTATGCATTGCTTTTCAATTGCACAGTGACTCTGGCCTTGATGTACCTAAATC CACTAAGGAAGTACCAGACAGTGCTTCCACTTGATGACACAGAAGGGAGTCCTGCTGCAGATG GGGGTAAAAATAAGACTGTGTCTAGCCCAAAATCAGCTGGAGGTAACAGCCCAGTAAAGGGAATGATCTTACCATTTCAGCCATTAACAATGACTTTCCACAATGTTACCTACTCTGTTCACAAGCCAAAG GAGATGAAGTCACAAGGTATACCAGAATCGAAGTTGCAACTCTTGTCGAAGGTGAGCGGAGTATTCTCACCAGGTATTCTTACAGCTTTAGTTGGGTCTAGTGGAGCTGGAAAGACCACTTTGATGGACGTCCTTGCTGGTAGGAAAACTGGTGGATACATAGAAGGAGATATTAAGATATCTGGTTACCCGAGAGAGCAACGTACTTTTGCTAGAGTAGCAGGATATGTTGAGCAAAATGACATACATTCTCCTCAAGTTACAGTTGAGGAGAGTCTATGGTTTTCTTCTGCTCTTCGCCTTCCAAAGGAAGTCAGCACAGAGACAAGACTC GTGTTTGTCGAAGAAGTAATGGAACTAGTAGAGCTTGATACTCTAAGGCATGCTTTGGTTGGTGTGCCAGGCAGTTCAGGCTTATCAACAGAGCAAAGAAAACGCTTAACAATCGCTGTTGAGCTTGTCGCCAACCCTTCAATTATCTTTATGGATGAACCCACATCTGGACTGGACGCAAGGGCAGCAGCCATTGTGATGAGGACTGTTCGTAATACTGTTGATACAGGAAGAACGGTGGTCTGCACTATACACCAACCAAGTATCGACATTTTTGAGGCATTTGACGAG CTTCTTCTTATGAAACGAGGGGGGCAAGTTATATATGGAGGAAAGCTAGGCCAGCACTCCCAGTCAATGATAAACTACTTTCAG GAGATTAATGGAATCACTCCGATTCCAAGCGGGTACAATCCCGCAACCTGGATGCTGGAGGTAACCACACCGGCTTGTGAACAGAGACTCGGAGAAGACTTCACTACCATATACAGGAATTCAGAGCAGTACAG GGAAGTGGAAGAGTCCATCAAGCAGTTGAGTACTCCTCCAACCGACTCAAAACCATTAAAGTTTGCTTCCACATATTCACAGAACACATTGGCTCAATTTAGGAACTGCTTATGGAAACAGAATCTCGTGTATTGGAGAAGTCCACAATATAATGCGATGAGGTTAATCTTTACTACCCTTGCTGCATTGATACTGGGTTCGGCATTTTGGGATGTCGGTACAGAAAGGGACTCGCTCCAATCACTGATGATGGTTATGGGAGCTCTATATTCTGCTGGTTTGTTTCTTGGGGTAAATAACGCTTCTTCAGTTCAGCCGATTGTTTCGACTGAGAGGACGGTGTTTTATCGAGAGAAAGCAGCTGGAATGTATTCTCCTCTGGCTTATGCAGCGGCCCAG GGCCTTATAGAGATCCCATACATTGCTGTGCAGACAATAGTATACGGGGTGATCACATACTTCATGATCAACTTTGAAAGGACAATCA CAAAATTCTTGCTCTATATTCTGATCATGTTCCTCACTTTCGTATATTTCACTCTTTTCGGCATGGCGGCTGTTGCCGTCACAGCCTCTCAACCCCTGGCAGCTGCCATCTCTGCTGCATTTTACTCATTGTGGAATCTATTCTCTGGTTTCCTCGTCCCCAAACCA AACATCCCGGTATGGTGGCTTTGGTTTTACTACATCTCCCCAGTTGCATGGACACTCAGAGGTATTATCACTTCCCAACTTGGTGATGTGGAGACCATTCTTGTCGGACCTGCGTTTAAGGGCACCTTGAAAGAATACTTGGAAGTCAGCCTTGGCTATGGCCCTGGGATGATTGGAGTTTCAGTAGCTGTGCTTCTGGGCTTCAACGTCCTTTTGTTCAGTATCTTTGCCTTCTCCATCAAATTTCTCAACTTCCAGAGAAGATAG